In the Nicotiana tabacum cultivar K326 chromosome 16, ASM71507v2, whole genome shotgun sequence genome, one interval contains:
- the LOC107821928 gene encoding homeobox-leucine zipper protein HAT5-like, producing MNSFILPNESFPLPSKVLDSLWISNSSPTFHGSVSMVNFDDTRGTKTKERSFFPSLDKEENSNEDYEVSFHQPEKKRRLLPKQVQFLEKSFEVENKLEPERKIQLAKETGLQPRQVAIWFQNRRARYKSKQLEKDYDVLKASFDKLKDEYDSLFKENDNLRNEVHLLKEKLFNREQNSEEKEPISPLNTEAQNPTNNMQNLTMMVCKQEDASSAKSDILDSDSPCYADGNYTSFLEPSDSSHAFETETSDFSQEDDSLSRTLLSSLCFPKLEDDLPVNSCHLSFQIEDQSWFCHY from the exons ATGAATAGCTTTATACTTCCAAATGAAAGTTTTCCCCTACCTTCTAAGGTTCTTGATTCTCTCTGGATTTCCAATTCCTCTCCCACTTTTCATG GCTCTGTATCCATGGTTAATTTCGACGATACCCGAGGAACAAAGACTAAAGAGAGGTCATTCTTCCCTTCACTTGACAAGGAAGAAAATAGCAACGAGGATTATGAAGTATCCTTTCACCAGCCCGAAAAGAAAAGGCGACTATTGCCAAAACAAGTTCAGTTTCTTGAGAAAAGTTTTGAGGTAGAAAACAAGCTTGAACCAGAGAGAAAAATCCAATTGGCTAAAGAAACTGGATTGCAGCCTAGGCAGGTTGCTATTTGGTTTCAAAACCGACGAGCCCGGTACAAGAGTAAACAACTTGAGAAGGATTATGATGTGCTAAAAGCTAGTTTTGATAAACTCAAGGATGAATATGATAGCCTCTTCAAAGAGAATGACAACTTGAGAAATGAG GTTCATTTACTTAAAGAGAAGTTGTTCAACAGAGAGCAAAATTCAGAAGAAAAGGAACCCATTAGTCCACTTAATACAGAAGCTCAGAATCCAACTAATAATATGCAGAATTTAACAATGATGGTCTGCAAACAAGAAGATGCAAGTTCAGCAAAAAGTGATATTCTTGATTCAGACAGCCCATGTTATGCTGATGGGAATTATACTTCTTTTTTGGAGCCTTCTGATTCTTCACATGCATTTGAAACAGAAACATCTGATTTTTCTCAAGAAGATGACAGCCTAAGCAGGACCTTGTTGTCCTCACTATGCTTCCCAAAGCTTGAAGATGACCTACCAGTAAATTCTTgccatttgagttttcaaattgAGGATCAGTCTTGGTTCTGCCATTATTAA